A region of the Pseudomonas silesiensis genome:
CCCCCCATTTGGCGACGATGCGCGAATACCGTTTGCAGCGCCTCAAAGACCAATTGGTCGCCCGTGACCTCGCAGGCATCCTGCTATTCGACCCATTGAACATCCGCTATGCCACCGACACCACCAACATGCAGTTGTGGACCACGCACAACCCGGCACGCGCCTGTTTTGTCGCGGCCAGCGGACATGTGGTGCTGTGGGACTTCCATGGCTGCAACCACCTTTCCGCGCATCTGCCCCTGGTCAGCGAACTGCGCAGCGGCGCCTCGTTCTTCTACTTTGAAACCGGCGACCGCACAGAGCAGCACGCCCAAGGCTTCGCTGCACAGATCGACGATCTGTTGCGAACCCATGGTGGCAGCAACCGCAGGCTGGCCGTGGACCGCATTGAAGTCGCCGGACTGCGCGCGCTCGACGCCTTGGGCGTGCAGGTCCATAGCGGCCAGGAAGTCACCGAGTTCGCCCGAGTGATCAAGGGCCCGGACGAGATCAAGGCCATGCGTTGCGCCGTGGCTTCCTGCGAGGGGTCGATCGCCGAAATGCGCCAGGCCATGCGGGCCGGTGCTACCGAAAACGATGTCTGGGCCGCGCTGCATAGTGGCAATATCCGCCGCGGCGGCGAGTGGATCGAAACGCGCATCCTGAGTTCCGGCCCGCGAACCAATCCCTGGTATCAAGAGTCCGGCCCGCGGGTACTCAGCGACGGCGACCTGTTGTCGTTCGACACTGACCTGATCGGCGTTTACGGCATGTGCGTGGACATGTCGCGCAGCTGGATCTGCGGCGGGCTGGAGCCAAGCGCCGAACAGAAGCGCCTGTAC
Encoded here:
- the dddP gene encoding dimethylsulfonioproprionate lyase DddP; protein product: MMTSSFSIPADTRRIDPARRRAFKADGSVDDNDRTEIGPTPLAFAEWARSGLEAPHLATMREYRLQRLKDQLVARDLAGILLFDPLNIRYATDTTNMQLWTTHNPARACFVAASGHVVLWDFHGCNHLSAHLPLVSELRSGASFFYFETGDRTEQHAQGFAAQIDDLLRTHGGSNRRLAVDRIEVAGLRALDALGVQVHSGQEVTEFARVIKGPDEIKAMRCAVASCEGSIAEMRQAMRAGATENDVWAALHSGNIRRGGEWIETRILSSGPRTNPWYQESGPRVLSDGDLLSFDTDLIGVYGMCVDMSRSWICGGLEPSAEQKRLYRIAREHISFNTDLVRPGMGFTELTALGHRLPPSCREQRYGVMFHGVGLCDEYPCIRYPEDVGSYGYEGVLQPGMALCVEAYIGEVGGRDGIKLENQLLVTENGCEVLTRYPFESSFLQD